One Skermanella pratensis genomic window, GGCAGCAGGCCCGGCGGCGGTAGGCCCGGGGACCTCGGGCTCAGTGGTCATGGTGGGCATAGGCGCCGGCTTCCGGCGTGAAGGACGCATGCAGCCGGACCACGTCGGCGCCCAACCCCCGAAGCATCTCCACGATCACATGGTCCCAGCGGAGCCGCACGGCGGCGCCCGCGATCTGGACCGGAAGATGCCGGTTGCCCAGGTGCCAGGCGATGCGGGCCAGGGTCTCCGGGGTGGCGCAGGTCACCTCGGCCAGATCCTCGTCCGCGGCGCGCACCGCGATGCAGGTGCCGTCGTCCAGTTCCAGGGCGTCGCCGTCGTTCAGGACCACGGCGCGCGGCAGGTCGAGCAGGAACGGCGCCCCCGAGTCGTCGTTGAGTTGGATCCGGCGGCGGAAGCGGTCGTCGAAGGCGAGAGTCACGGTCCCGGCGGCGGTGTCGGAGGGCCAGTGGCCGGCGGCGTGGACTCGGGTGGCGCGGCGGAGCATGCGGGGTCCCAGGAAATCGGATCTCAGAACAGGAAGTAGCGCTGGGCCAGCGGCAGCACGTCCGCGGGCTCGCAGGTCAAGAGCTGGCCGTCGGCCCGCACCTCGTAGGTTTCGGGATCGACCTCGATCACCGGAGTCATGTCGTTGTGGACCATCTGCTTCTTGCCGACGGAGCGGATGCCCCGGACAGGCACAAGCGGCCGCATCAGGCCGAGCCGGGCGGCGGGATCATTCTCCAGCCCGGCCTGGCTGACGAAGGTGACCGAGCTGACCGTCAGCGCCCTGCCCATCGCCCCGAACATGGGCCTGTAGTGGACAGGCTGGGGCGTCGGGATCGAGGCGTTGGGATCGCCCATGACCGCGCCGGCGATCATGCCGCACTTCAGGATCATGTCGGGCTTGACCCCGAAGAAGGCCGGCGACCAGATCACGAGGTCCGCCAGCTTGCCGATCGCGACCGAGCCGACATGGTCGGCCACGCCATGGGTCAGTGCGGGGTTGATGGTGTATTTGGCGATGTAGCGCTTGACCCTGAAATTGTCGTTGTCGCCCCGCTCCTCCGGAAGCGCTCCCCGCTGGCGCTTCATCTTGTCGGCCGTCTGCCATGTCCGGATGATCACCTCGCCGACCCGCCCCATGGCTTGGCTGTCCGAGGAGATCATGGAGAAGGCGCCGAGGTCGTGCAGGATGTCCTCGGCGGCGATGGTCTCGCGCCGGATACGGCTCTCGGCGAAGGCGACGTCCTCGGGAATGCGCGGGTCGAGGTGGTGGCAGACCATCAGCATGTCCAGATGCTCGTCCACCGTATTGACCGTGAAAGGCCGGGTAGGGTTGGTCGAGCTGGGCAGCACGTTGCCCAGGCCGCACAGCTTGATGATGTCGGGCGCGTGGCCGCCGCCGGCACCCTCGGTATGGAAGGCGTGGATGTTGCGGCCCTTGAAGGCCGCGACGGTGTCCTCGACGAAACCCGATTCGTTCAGCGTGTCGGTATGGATCGCCACCGCGACGTCCATGTCGTCCGCGACGGTCAGGCAGGTGTCGATGGCCTGAGGCGTCGTTCCCCAGTCCTCGTGCAGCTTCAGCGCGCACACCCCTGCCCTGACCTGCTCGACCAGGGCCGCCGGCTGGCTGGCGTTGCCCTTGCCGAACAGGCCGAAATTGACCGGCAGCGCCTCGACCGCCTGGAGCATGCGGGCGATGTGCCACGGCCCCGGCGTGCAGGTCGTGGCGGAGGTCCCCGCCGCCGGTCCCGTCCCGCCGCCCATCAGCGTGGTGACGCCGCTGTAGAGCGCCTCCTCCGCCTGTTGCGGGCAGATCGCGTGGATATGCACGTCGAGTCCGCCGGCCGTGACGATCTTCCCCTCGCCCGCGATCACCTCGGTGCCGGGGCCGACGACGATCGTGACCCCGGGCTGCACGTCGGGGTTTCCGGCCTTGCCGATGGCGGCGATCCGGCCGTCCCGGATGCCGATGTCGGCCTTGACGATGCCCCAGTGGTCGATGATCAGGGCGTTGGTGATGACGGTATCGACGGCGCCGCCTTGGCGGGTCACCTGGGACTGGCCCATGCCGTCCCGAATCACCTTGCCGCCGCCGAACTTGACCTCCTCGCCATAGATGGTGTGGTCCGCCTCGACCTCGACGATCAGTCCGGTGTCGGCGAGGCGGACGCGGTCGCCGGTGGTGGGACCGAACATGGCGGCATAGTCGGAGCGGTCGATGCGATAGGCCATGGCGGACGTTTTCCCCGGATGGATGGAAACCTGATGGAGGGACTTCTGGACTACAGCTTGCCGTTGATCCTGCCGGTGAAGCCGTGGACTTCGCGGTTGCCGGCATAGGCGACAAGGTTGACCGTGCGGGTCTGGCCGGGTTCGAACCGGACCGCCGTGCCGGCGGGAATGTCCAGCCGGAAGCCGCGCGCCTTCTCGCGGTCGAAGGACAGCGCCCCGTTGGTCTCGTAGAAATGATAGTGGGAACCGACCTGGATCGGACGGTCGCCCGTGTTGGCGACATCCAGGCTGACGGTCTCCCGCCCCTCGTTCAGGTCGATCTCTCCGGGCCGGACCAGCAACTCGCCGGGAATCATGGCAATCTCCTTCAGCGGATCGGCAGGTGGACGGTGACGAGCTTGGTGCCGTCGGGGAAGGTGGCCTCGACCTGGATCTCGTGGATCATCTCCGGGATCCCCTCCATCACCTGGTCGCGGGTGAGCACTTCCGCGCCGTCCCGCATCAGCTCGGCTACGCTCCGGCCGTCGCGGGCGCCCTCGACGACGAAATCGGTGATCAGGGCGATCGCCTCCGGATAGTTCAGCTTGACGCCCCGCTCCAGCCGGCGCCGTGCCACCATCGCCGCCATGGCGACCAGCAGCTTGTCCTTCTCACGCGGTGAAAGGTTCATGGCTCCGTCCCTACTTGCATTGTCTGAGGCATCATGCGCGGCACCTCTCACACGTCCCACAGGCGGGGCAGACGCGCCGGCAGCCCGGCGACGTGAGCCCTGAACCCGGCCCAGAAACAGGCATAGGCGCGCCGCACATGGTGCGCCCGGTCGCCGAGCCAGCGGATGACCAGCATGCCGTCCAGGCAGGTCGCGGCGGCGAGAACGCCGGGCGGCGCCTCGGACACTACAGTGTTGATCATGCCGCGCGCGGCGTCCAGATGCCGCGCGGCGTCGGATGCGGCATAAAGGATCGTGCCATAGGCGGTGGCCCCCCTGAAACAGGCCGGGTGATCCAGGATGCTCCCGATGTCGCCGTCCAGGTGCAAGGCGTCGGCCCAGACCAGCCTGCCGTCCCGGCGGACTTCCCAGGCGTCGCGCGCGAGCCCGCGGGTGAACCGTTCGCCGCGCGCGATCCGGCCGAACACCAGGAGCTCGCCGGCCATCAGGCGCGCGGAGCCCGCCAAGCCGAGAGTGGTGGCGCGGCGCAGCCGAGCGCCGTCGAACAGGATCGCCTCCTGCGGCAGCCATTCGAGCCAGCCGTCCGGCCCGACCGTCACGTCGGCGGATACCTGCACGTCGGCACCGGTGGACCGGTAGATCTTCTCGGCAGCCTGGGTCGTGACCAGCGCAGAGGCGCCGGGTCCGATCTCGATCGCGATGTCCAGCCGGTCGCCGCCGACCAGCCCGCCGGACGTCGTGACCAGGGTGGCGATCGGGAGGTCGCCGACCCGGGGGTTTGGGAACAGAACCCGCAGGGGGTCGTGATGATAGAGGTTGGCGAGCCGCGTCGTCCCGGCCCGATGCTCGAATCGGACCCGGGCCGCGCCGTGGATTTTCAGGCGGGGCTGCTCGGTTCGGGAGGAAAGGGCGGCGGGAAGCGAGGTATCCGGCGCCATCGTCAAAAGCGGGCACTATCGGCAGATTTCATTCAGCGTCATCCCGCCAACCCAATGATGCGGCATGATACCGCGCGCCGCCGCAGTGCGAAAGAACATCCGCCGCCCCGCGGGTAAATCGGAAGGCGACATACCCGTCCCGCCGGGGCGGCACCGACCGTTCGTCCCGGAGTTATCCTTGGGGCTCGCGGGGGTTGACCACCGTGAAGCTGCTCAAGTCCTCTTTCATCCGTTCCTCGCTGGGCAGGCGGCCCTTGACCAGGAAGCAGACGGTCTCGGCGACGTTGGTGGCGTGGTCGCCGACACGCTCAAGGTTCTTGGCGATGAACATCAAGTGCGTGCAGGCGGTGATCTGCTGGGGCGACTCCATCATGTATGTCAACAGCTCCCGGAACAGGCTGGTGTAGACTGCATCGACCTCGGCGTCGCGGTCACGCACCGCCATCGCGAGATCGTAATCCTCGTCCACATAGGCCTTCACCACGTCGTGGACCATGCCGGCTGTGGTGATCCCCATGCGGTTGAGGGACTTCATCGGGCCGGCCGGCGGCACTTGAGACAGCGCCATCACCCGCTTGGCGCAGTTGCTCGCGAAGTCGCCGATCCGCTCCAGGTTCGTGCTGACCTTGAGCGCCGTGATGACCTGCCGGAGGTCCTTCGCCATCGGCTGGCGCAGGGCGAGAACCCGCACCGCGAGGGCCTCCACCTCGGCTTCGCCCCGGTCGATCTCGGCATCGCGGCCGATGATGCTGCTCGCGAGGTTCTCGTCGCGGGAGACCAGGGCCTCCATGGCACGCATCAACTGCTCCTCGGCAAGGCCGCCCATCTCGGCGATCTTCCTGTGCAGCGTGGTCAGTTCGGTATCGAACGCAACCACGGTGTGTCCTGACGGCATGTTCCGCTTCCTTGCATCCAGAGTCATGGTGGCCCCCCGACAGGGGTTTCCGGCACGATAACGGCCGACCGCCCGGAGGTGTTCATCGATTCAGGGGCGATCGTCAACCCGCTTGTGGGAGGACCGGCCAGGTTCCGGGTGCGCATCCAGGCTCGGCAACGTGATCTTAACCGCTTTCCGGCACATTGCCGAACGGCGTTTGGTACCGGGGAACGCCGTTCGACCTCGATCCCGCCACTCAGCCGCGACCTGTCCCGCACCCCCCCTTTCGAACGGACCACTTCATGACCCCACACGAGTTGGTCGCCATCCTCGACAAGCATGAGCGTTGGCTGAGCAAACGGGCCGGGGGGGTCCGTGCCAATCTTGCGATGATCGATCTCCAGGGGATGCACCTGGCCGGCTCCAACCTGCAGTCGGCGAAGCTGTCGGGCGCCAACATGTCGGGCTGCGACATGAACAAGGCGAACCTGAGCTATTCGGACATGTTCGCGGCGCACATGACCAAGGCCGACATGTCGGGTTGCAATTTCTACCGGGCCGACATGAGGGGCGCCCACATGCGGGGCGCCCGTCTGAAGGGAGCGATCCTCCGGGAAGCCGACCTGCGAGGGGGCGCCCTGCTCGACGGCCGCTCTTCGGGCACCCAGGTGCTCAAGTCCGACCTCACTGGAGCGAATTTCGACGACGCCCTGCTGTCCCGGGCCAATCTGTCGGGCGCCGACATGTCGGAGGTCAGCATGTCCGGGGCGGACTGCCAGGGCGCGATCATGACCGGCGTCAATCTCAGCGGTGCCAATGTCAAGAACTCCAACCTCTCCAGGGCCGACCTGAAGGGCGTCAATCTCAGCGGCGCCAATCTGTCCGGAGCGGTGCTGCGCGACTGCAACCTCGCCGGCGCCATCCTCGCAGGGGCGATCCTCAAGAACGCCGACCTGCTGGGGGCCAAGCTGGAGGGGGTGGATCTGTCCGGCGCGGACTGCACCGGCGCCAACATCGCCCGCGCGGCGGAGAACTTCTCGCTGAGGATCCAGCGCAGCCTCGAAGGGCATTACAACTGGATCAACAGCAACGGCGCCGCCGGCCAGCGCGCCGACCTGCAGTCAGAGGACCTGGCCCATATCGACCTGACCGGGGTAAACCTGTCGGGCGCCAACCTGAAGGGTATCAAGCTGGTCGGCGCCAACATCTCCGAGGCGCTCCTGGTCATGTCCGACCTTTCGCTCGCAGACCTCAGGGAGTGCAACCTGTCGAACGCGACGCTCGACGGCACCAATTTCCGCGGCAGCGATCTAAGCGGGGCGCGGCTGGACGGCGCGGAACTGGGGTCGGTCGACATAAAGGGCCCTACCGGCAAGGCAACCGGCCGGATGTGGCCCGCCAACCTCAGCGAGGCGAAGCTCATCGGGGCCAGTCTTCGCCGGACCAACCTGCGCGGAGCCAATCTTAACGGCGCCGACCTCAGCTTCGCCGATCTGACGGATGCGATCCTGATCGACGCCAACCTCAAGGATGTCAAGCTGGAGGGCGCGCGCCTCGACGGCGCCGCGATGCCGGCTCACACGCCCGACGACGAAGACTGATTCGCTGACAACGACGGCCGAAGTCGGCCCCGTCGTCAGATGGCCTCGCCGTTCTCGCCGAGATTGACCATCATGCGGTGCAGGACGTTGATAGCCATGACGAGATCCGCGTGTTCAATGCCGCGGGTCGCCTGTTCGCTGACATCCGCAGCGCAGGGCAGCAGGACGTCGCGAAGCCCGCGCCCCTTGGGCGTCAGGTAGATATTCACTTTCCGGCGGTCATGGGGGTTGCGGACGCGCTCCACGAGGCCACGCCGTTCCATGCTGTTGAGGGCGGTGACAGTAGTCGGCTCCATCATGCCGACGCGCTGGCTGAGTTCGCGTTGCGTTAGTCCGTCTTCATCCCACAAAGCACGAAGAAAGAACCATTGTCCCATGCTTACGCCATGGGCAGCGATTTTGGCCTGCAATGAACGTGAGAAAGCCCGGTGAACGTCTCTCACCACATAGCCGACACTGTTGTCGCTCTGCGGATTTGACTGTCCGTGCGGCCTCTCGGACGCATATTGTGTCTTCCTGCCAAAATTCGCGAAACTTTCGGGCATGTAAAGATTCTCTCATAGTCCATGGCGGCGAAACTGTTTCTGCATCCATAGTTCTTACCTATGGTGCGGCGGATACACTTCAAATACTTTCGACCGAAAATAACTGTTTGTTGAGCCCCTTTGCATAATGGCACCACTATGCATCGTGGCCAATCGTTTTTAGAGAAAGATTAGGTGCATCGATAATATTTTTTCACTCTCCAATTCACTACTTCACCCGAGGCAACCAGCCGGATGATTGATTCGATATCGAACGAATAGACTACTTCGTACTTATGTGATGCAGTGGTTTCTTATCTATTGCCCTGACACGCGGGACCGTATCGCCAGTCCGTAAACTCTCTCTTAACTGGAGAAAATTAGCTGAGATTTCGAACCTAGGGCGAATGGTCTGCCGCTGGTCCCCAGATCTCCCCCGGCGCCTTTCCCGGGCCTCCGCCGCACGTGTCGCCAGCCGTCCTCCCGCAAACCCCTACTATCCGCAGGCACCTGCACCCATCTGTTGACCGGCTTTCCACCCGGCCTTCCACGCGGCCCATCGATCCACGGGCCCGACCGTTTCGTGAGGAGAATGATGAGAAACGTGACACTTGCCGCGACCCAGACCAGCTGCACCTGGGACAGGGAAGCCAATGTGGCGACGGCGGAACGGATCGTGCGCCATGCCGCCCGCGAGGGCGCGCAGATCATTCTGCTGCAGGAACTGTTTGAAACGCCTTATTTCTGCCAGGATCAAAAACAGGAACTGTTCGCGCTGGCGGCGCCGGTCGACGATCATCCCGTCCTGCGGCGTATGAGCGCATTGGCAGCCGAACTGCAGGTAGTGCTTCCCGTCAGCTTCTTCGAACGGGCGAACAATGCCCATTACAACTCCCTGGCCATGATCGACGCGGACGGCCGGATGCTCGGGACCTACCGGAAGTCCCATATCCCGGACGGGCCGGGATACCAGGAGAAGTATTACTTCAATCCGGGCGACACGGGCTTCCAGGTATTCAAGACCCGCTACGCGACGATCGGAGCGGCGATCTGCTGGGACCAATGGTTCCCCGAGTCGGCGCGCTGCATGGCGCTGATGGGGGCGGAAGTCCTGTTCTACCCGACCGCGATCGGCTCCGAGCCACAGGACGCGGGCATCGACAGCCGCGACCACTGGCAGAGGGTCATGCAGGGGCACGCCGGCGCGAATCTGATGCCTCTGGTCGCCAGCAACCGCATCGGGATCGAACAAGCCGAGAATTCCAGCATCACCTTCTACGGATCGTCCTTCATCGCCGGCCCCCAGGGCGAGAAGGTGGTCGAGGCACCGCGCGACCAGGAGGCGGTGCTGACGGCCACGTTCGACCTCGACCGGTTGCGCGCGGCGCGCTCCTCCTGGGGCCTGTTCCGCGATCGCCGTCCCGAGCTTTACGATCCGATCCTCACCTTGGATGGCCAGCGGCAAGTCCGGCGCTGACCAGCCCGCCGGAGTCGACCGCCAAGGTACCGTGGCCGCCCGATCGGCGAAAATGCCGCAGCCGCGGCCACGGCCCGCCTCCTTTCTGCGACGGCCTGCGCATCGGCGTGATAACCGCGGGTAGGCACCTTCCGCCGATTGCCTCCCTTTAAAGAGCATGCAATAGTCTGCACGTTGAATCGGGTTGCATATTCGCTTCCGATTCACGCCCACGAACGAACGACAGACAATGCTTGCTGCTACGTGCAGGTTCATCGCCCGGTTGATACCGTCGGCGCTGGTCTTGCTATTCCTTATCGGATCCGCGATCGGGGCCGACCGGCACCACGCCGGCGGGCGCCTGCCCGAGGATGCGGCCGGACCGTCCAGTCCGATCGAGGCCGCGTTCAGCCGCCGGGCCGGGGCTCCGATGAAGCTTTACGGCTACGAGCTTTTCGCTCCCAGACCGGGAAAGGTGCCGCCGTCCTTCGGCACGGCGCAGAACGACTATCTGCTCGGCCCGGGCGACGAGTTGAGGATAACCATCCATGGGGCGGCGTATCCGTCGAACCGCCGATACATGGTGGACTCCAACGGAGACGTGGTCGTCGACCACCTCCGGCCGTTGCGCGCGGCCGGGCGCACGATCGCCGAGCTTCGCCGCCAGCTCGAAGCGGAGGTGACGCTCAGCATGGCCGGGCACGAGGCGTTCCTGTCGCTTGAAGGCATGCGAAGGATGGGCATCCTGGTCACGGGTGCCGTGGCCACTCCGGGACGTCATGAAATATCCGGTTCCGGAACGATGCTCGACGCGCTCCAGGCCGCGGGCGGCGTGGACCGCCTCGGAAGCCTGCGGACCATCCGGCTGATCCGCGGCGGCACCTCGCGGACAGTCGACTTCTACGGCCTGCTCCAGGGTCTCGACGGATCAGACCCCGCCCTGCGGGACGGCGACCGGATCGTGGTTCCGCCGATCGGCCCGACCATCGCCGTCGCGGGGGAGGTCAAACGCCCGGGAATCTATGAACTGGCTCCGGCAGAGGCGCAGGCGGACGGCGGCGCCCTGTCCTTGGCCGACGCCGTGGCCCTGGCGGCGGGGCCGATCCAGCCGGCCCCGGTCCGCATCGTGCGCTTTGCCTTGGGCGGGAACGGCGCCGAGGTGCCCGACGAGGCGGCCGGCGACCCGGACGAATCCCGGATCCGGACCGTCGCGGCCGGCGACCTCCTGATCGTGACCCCGACCCGCGACCATCGCCGGGGCACGGTGACCGTCACGGGCCATGTGCGCCAGCCGGGACCGCGGGCACTCGCCGGTGCGGAGACCCTGGCATCCCTGGTCGGGTCGGTCGACCTGCTGACCGACCCGTACCTTCCCTTCGCGGCCCTGGAGACCACCGATCCCCGGAGCCTTGCGCGGGTGCTTTCGCCGGTCGATCTCCAGGCCGTCCTGGACGCGAGATCCGACCGGCTCTTGGCCGGCGGCGATACCCTCATCGTGCTGGGTTCGTCCGACATCGCCTTTCTCTCCTCCCAGCCGGTCCTCGACCTGCTGCGCCGGGGCGGCCGGAGCCGCGCTCCGGCGGAGTGCGCGGGCCTCGAGGTCCTGGCCCGGCGCCTGTCGGGCGATCCCGAAGGCGTGCTCGCCCGCGGACCGCTGGCCCGCGCCGCGAAGGACCTGACGCCGTCCACGGTGCCGTGCCCCCGGGTGTTCGACGATCACCCCGACCTGCTCGCCTTCGCCATGGAGCATGCGGTGCTGGTGCGCGGCGTCATCCGGCCGGGATTCTACCCGGCGGCGGACCGGTCGGATCTCGCCACCCTGTCGCGCGCGGCGGGCGGCGGCCACAAGAAGCTCGGGGTCGTGTCGGACGCGGCCTTCGCCGGGGAAAGCGGCTCCGTCCCGGCGGGCGCCGGGGTCGGCGACATCGTCGACTCGGTCGCGCCCCGGATCGAACTGGCCGGCCATACGAGATTTCCGGGCACGCGGCTGCTCTCGCAGACACCGTCGCTGCGCTCGCTTCTCGGCAACGCCAACCAGGCGCTCAGCCATCTTTACCCGCTGTTCGGCGTGATCGAAAGGTATGACCGGCGGCGCCTGACCGGCCGGCTGATCGCCTTCTCGCCGCACGAGGTCATCCAGGGATTTTCGGACCGCCCCTTGGCCGACGGCGACACGGTGAGGCTGTTCTCCTTCGCGGACATCCGCGCAGCCATGGCATCCGCGGCCGGGAACCCGGGGAGAGCCGGCCAGGCCGGGACGGCGCCCGCCGGCGGCAGCGCAGGTCCCGGGGAAATGATGTCGCCCGCCCTCCTGACCCTGATGGCCGATCGTTCCGTCGATGTCCGGGGCGCCGTGAGGGAACCGGGCGCCTACCCGGTGGACGGAGCCGTCGGCCTGGACCTGCTGCTTGCGGCGGCGGGCGGCCTGAGCGATCTGGCCGACCGCAACAGCGTCGAGATCACCGGCCGGGAGCCGCCGGGAGACCCCGGGTCGGTGACCAGCGCCAGGCGGGTCGTGTCCCTCGACGCGGCCAACGGACTCGCGGCGAACGTGGGTCCCGGGGACGCGGTGCGGGTCAATCCCCTGTTCGACGACCGGGAGCCTTACGCCGTCACCATAGAAGGCGAGGTGAAACGCCCCGGCAGCTTCGACGTGATCCGCGGCGAACGCTTGTCGTCCCTGCTCAAGAGGGCCGGTGGGCTGACGGAGCAGGCATATCCGGCCGGGGCGATCTTTGCGCGCGAGAGCGTGCGCCGACAGCAGACGGACGCCTTCGCGGCCATTGCCCGAAACATCGAGCGAGACATCTCGGTCGTCCT contains:
- the ureE gene encoding urease accessory protein UreE, with amino-acid sequence MLRRATRVHAAGHWPSDTAAGTVTLAFDDRFRRRIQLNDDSGAPFLLDLPRAVVLNDGDALELDDGTCIAVRAADEDLAEVTCATPETLARIAWHLGNRHLPVQIAGAAVRLRWDHVIVEMLRGLGADVVRLHASFTPEAGAYAHHDH
- the ureC gene encoding urease subunit alpha, coding for MAYRIDRSDYAAMFGPTTGDRVRLADTGLIVEVEADHTIYGEEVKFGGGKVIRDGMGQSQVTRQGGAVDTVITNALIIDHWGIVKADIGIRDGRIAAIGKAGNPDVQPGVTIVVGPGTEVIAGEGKIVTAGGLDVHIHAICPQQAEEALYSGVTTLMGGGTGPAAGTSATTCTPGPWHIARMLQAVEALPVNFGLFGKGNASQPAALVEQVRAGVCALKLHEDWGTTPQAIDTCLTVADDMDVAVAIHTDTLNESGFVEDTVAAFKGRNIHAFHTEGAGGGHAPDIIKLCGLGNVLPSSTNPTRPFTVNTVDEHLDMLMVCHHLDPRIPEDVAFAESRIRRETIAAEDILHDLGAFSMISSDSQAMGRVGEVIIRTWQTADKMKRQRGALPEERGDNDNFRVKRYIAKYTINPALTHGVADHVGSVAIGKLADLVIWSPAFFGVKPDMILKCGMIAGAVMGDPNASIPTPQPVHYRPMFGAMGRALTVSSVTFVSQAGLENDPAARLGLMRPLVPVRGIRSVGKKQMVHNDMTPVIEVDPETYEVRADGQLLTCEPADVLPLAQRYFLF
- a CDS encoding urease subunit beta, which encodes MIPGELLVRPGEIDLNEGRETVSLDVANTGDRPIQVGSHYHFYETNGALSFDREKARGFRLDIPAGTAVRFEPGQTRTVNLVAYAGNREVHGFTGRINGKL
- a CDS encoding urease subunit gamma — protein: MNLSPREKDKLLVAMAAMVARRRLERGVKLNYPEAIALITDFVVEGARDGRSVAELMRDGAEVLTRDQVMEGIPEMIHEIQVEATFPDGTKLVTVHLPIR
- a CDS encoding urease accessory protein UreD: MAPDTSLPAALSSRTEQPRLKIHGAARVRFEHRAGTTRLANLYHHDPLRVLFPNPRVGDLPIATLVTTSGGLVGGDRLDIAIEIGPGASALVTTQAAEKIYRSTGADVQVSADVTVGPDGWLEWLPQEAILFDGARLRRATTLGLAGSARLMAGELLVFGRIARGERFTRGLARDAWEVRRDGRLVWADALHLDGDIGSILDHPACFRGATAYGTILYAASDAARHLDAARGMINTVVSEAPPGVLAAATCLDGMLVIRWLGDRAHHVRRAYACFWAGFRAHVAGLPARLPRLWDV
- the phoU gene encoding phosphate signaling complex protein PhoU, producing MPSGHTVVAFDTELTTLHRKIAEMGGLAEEQLMRAMEALVSRDENLASSIIGRDAEIDRGEAEVEALAVRVLALRQPMAKDLRQVITALKVSTNLERIGDFASNCAKRVMALSQVPPAGPMKSLNRMGITTAGMVHDVVKAYVDEDYDLAMAVRDRDAEVDAVYTSLFRELLTYMMESPQQITACTHLMFIAKNLERVGDHATNVAETVCFLVKGRLPSEERMKEDLSSFTVVNPREPQG
- a CDS encoding pentapeptide repeat-containing protein, with translation MTPHELVAILDKHERWLSKRAGGVRANLAMIDLQGMHLAGSNLQSAKLSGANMSGCDMNKANLSYSDMFAAHMTKADMSGCNFYRADMRGAHMRGARLKGAILREADLRGGALLDGRSSGTQVLKSDLTGANFDDALLSRANLSGADMSEVSMSGADCQGAIMTGVNLSGANVKNSNLSRADLKGVNLSGANLSGAVLRDCNLAGAILAGAILKNADLLGAKLEGVDLSGADCTGANIARAAENFSLRIQRSLEGHYNWINSNGAAGQRADLQSEDLAHIDLTGVNLSGANLKGIKLVGANISEALLVMSDLSLADLRECNLSNATLDGTNFRGSDLSGARLDGAELGSVDIKGPTGKATGRMWPANLSEAKLIGASLRRTNLRGANLNGADLSFADLTDAILIDANLKDVKLEGARLDGAAMPAHTPDDED
- a CDS encoding MarR family winged helix-turn-helix transcriptional regulator, whose amino-acid sequence is MPESFANFGRKTQYASERPHGQSNPQSDNSVGYVVRDVHRAFSRSLQAKIAAHGVSMGQWFFLRALWDEDGLTQRELSQRVGMMEPTTVTALNSMERRGLVERVRNPHDRRKVNIYLTPKGRGLRDVLLPCAADVSEQATRGIEHADLVMAINVLHRMMVNLGENGEAI
- the aguB gene encoding N-carbamoylputrescine amidase; this encodes MRNVTLAATQTSCTWDREANVATAERIVRHAAREGAQIILLQELFETPYFCQDQKQELFALAAPVDDHPVLRRMSALAAELQVVLPVSFFERANNAHYNSLAMIDADGRMLGTYRKSHIPDGPGYQEKYYFNPGDTGFQVFKTRYATIGAAICWDQWFPESARCMALMGAEVLFYPTAIGSEPQDAGIDSRDHWQRVMQGHAGANLMPLVASNRIGIEQAENSSITFYGSSFIAGPQGEKVVEAPRDQEAVLTATFDLDRLRAARSSWGLFRDRRPELYDPILTLDGQRQVRR
- a CDS encoding SLBB domain-containing protein, producing the protein MLFLIGSAIGADRHHAGGRLPEDAAGPSSPIEAAFSRRAGAPMKLYGYELFAPRPGKVPPSFGTAQNDYLLGPGDELRITIHGAAYPSNRRYMVDSNGDVVVDHLRPLRAAGRTIAELRRQLEAEVTLSMAGHEAFLSLEGMRRMGILVTGAVATPGRHEISGSGTMLDALQAAGGVDRLGSLRTIRLIRGGTSRTVDFYGLLQGLDGSDPALRDGDRIVVPPIGPTIAVAGEVKRPGIYELAPAEAQADGGALSLADAVALAAGPIQPAPVRIVRFALGGNGAEVPDEAAGDPDESRIRTVAAGDLLIVTPTRDHRRGTVTVTGHVRQPGPRALAGAETLASLVGSVDLLTDPYLPFAALETTDPRSLARVLSPVDLQAVLDARSDRLLAGGDTLIVLGSSDIAFLSSQPVLDLLRRGGRSRAPAECAGLEVLARRLSGDPEGVLARGPLARAAKDLTPSTVPCPRVFDDHPDLLAFAMEHAVLVRGVIRPGFYPAADRSDLATLSRAAGGGHKKLGVVSDAAFAGESGSVPAGAGVGDIVDSVAPRIELAGHTRFPGTRLLSQTPSLRSLLGNANQALSHLYPLFGVIERYDRRRLTGRLIAFSPHEVIQGFSDRPLADGDTVRLFSFADIRAAMASAAGNPGRAGQAGTAPAGGSAGPGEMMSPALLTLMADRSVDVRGAVREPGAYPVDGAVGLDLLLAAAGGLSDLADRNSVEITGREPPGDPGSVTSARRVVSLDAANGLAANVGPGDAVRVNPLFDDREPYAVTIEGEVKRPGSFDVIRGERLSSLLKRAGGLTEQAYPAGAIFARESVRRQQTDAFAAIARNIERDISVVLARPDPPPAAQIEQARNLSTEFREAQPIGRITVEADPARLALHPDLDIVLEPGDRIFFPKRPLTVTVAGEVLAPASLQFSPAKNADDYIGEAGGTTQYADASRAFVMKPDGSAQPLKISFWNHQQTALLPGSTIIVPRDPEPFHFFRFTQNVGGLLSQLAVAAAAVFVLTDR